The Salegentibacter mishustinae genomic interval AAAGCAACAGGACCGCTTAGATTAAATGCAACCAATTTTCTAATTTCAGCTTCATAGCTCATAGTTATAGATGCAACAACTACTCCCGGGATAAGGATTAAAAGGTAAGTCCAATAAGGCGAGGTACGGGATGAGGTGCCTTTAAAGAACATGCCTATCAAAAGGAAAATAATTACCATATATTTCCCGGTTTCATAAAAAAACATTGCATCAGTTTGCCGGAAAAAGACTTCACCTCCCGCGATATAAGCAGCCCCCATAAGAGCTTCATTGTTATTGTTTTCCTTTACTATAGTTAAGAACAGGAAGTAAACAATAACTCCTAGCAGAATAAATGAAGATGAAGGACGAAAGAAATATACAGACAGCGCCATCCCTAAATGGATAAGAACTAACTCTATATAATTAAATTGATATCTACTTATGCCAGCCATTTTCTGCTTCTCAAGTTATTATAAAATTTTAGAAAAAAAGGAAGCACCTCTTCCTTTGAATAAGCTTTTTTGACCCTATTCTGCAAGGATGTGGCATCGCGTTCTCTACTTTCCTTATCTCTATAATATTCCTTAATAGCAGCAACAAGCGCGATGGGATTACCCGCAGACACCAGTAAAGCATTCTCATCAGTAACCTCTTTGCACTGGCCAACATCGGTACAAACCACCGGTAAGCCTGCAAAGGCATATTCCAGCAAGGCTAGCGGTAGTCCTTCGGAACGGGAACTCAGCACCCCAAGATCAGCCTGTTTCAATAAGCCTGAGACTTCGGGAAGGCTACCATAATAATAAATTTTCTTTTCCGAATTGAATATTTTCTCGCGAACTTCTTTCGAATAAGCTGTAACCGGATCTATTCCAATAAGATGCAGACTAATTCCATCTATGTTGAGCTTTTCAAAAGCCGTAAGCAGGTTCAAATGGTCTTTCTGAGGACGGAGGTTAGCTACACAGACAACTTTAAAATCGTCGGAACTACCTTTTAAAGTCTCTTCTGAATTCGCATCATTATGAGTACAAATAAAATTATTAAGTTTTATCACGGTTCGGGACTTTAATCGTTTTCTAGCCCAGCCTTTAAGATCACTGTTTACTGAAATTATTCCGTCGAAAAATCGGGAAAGGGGCTTTAATAATTTAATATCCCTTTGCTCCAAATGTTCCGAATTCCCATAATGATCGTGCCAGATCAGCTTTATTTTTAATCCAGATAATTTTAAAAGCACAGCCCAAAACCAGGAAGTCCCATGGGCGTGAACCAGTTCTATTTGTTCTTTTTTCACAAAGCTTTTTAACTTCAAAAATGCCCGCACATCGATACTTTTTTTCTTATTTAAGAATAAATATCGTACTTCTTCTTTAAGCTCCTCTTTTAATAAGCCTTCCTCCCGGGTACAACATAAATAAGAAGTTACTATCTCTGCTACTAACGAATTCGCAAGATTAACCGCCATCCTTTCCGCTCCGCCGGGGTTTAGGGTATCGATAAGTTGTAATACCCTTAGTTGTGTGTGGTTTGTTGTTTTTTGTTTTTTGATGTGGGTTGTTTGTTCTGAGTTGTCGGTTTTCAGTTGTGGGTTTTCGGTTATTGAGTTTTGCTTTCCTAAAATATCGTGAATTGCCTTTTCGAATTTTTCTAAAGTATATTGCTGACTCCATTTCTGAGCAGCAATAGACATTTGCTTTAACTTTTCTGGATTTTTTATAAGGCTAATTATTACTGCCAAATTTTTTTCAGAAAAACCTGTTCTCGATATATCCCAAATCCCGTCAGAACTCTCGAACTGACGGCCTTTCTGAAATTTAGCTGGCACTTCTTCAATCAGAAAATTTTCTTTATTATCTCTTCTCTCTTCTCTTTTTTCTGTATTCTTTTTTCTTTTTTCTATATCCGAAATTATTATACCACGCTCCCCGTAATTTAACATCCAGGGCACACAACTAACGGGTGTAGCTATGGGAATACAACCATACCACATCCCTTCTGCCAGGGCTTTAGGCCAGCCTTCACTTTTTGAAAGTAAAACAACAAAATACGCTTCTCTATAAGCCTGCTTTAGTTCTTCAAGGCTTTTACGGTCGTTTAGAGTTACGCAATTTTGAAGTTTTTGTTTTTGAATATACGATCTTAGAGAATCCTCCAGAACTCCGTCACCATAGATATCTAGTTCTGAAATGACTCCCTTATTATTTAGGCTTTCAATAAAATCAATAGTCTCAAAAATTCCCTTGCCTTTTACCAGGTTTCCAGTAAAGATGAATTTATATGGCGAGCTGAAATCTTTTTGAACCCATTCTCTATCCTTTTCAGAAAAACTTGCGGTAAAAAAAGGAATTATATTACCTGACTGATTTGGCCAGACCCCGTATACTAATACCTTGAGCTTCCGGCTCAAAAACGTATTGCTTAATATCCATTTCTGAAGCCTGTAGCTGAGCGGTTGCTTGGCATCGGGATCCCAGTTCCCCGCGTATTTAACCGATTTGGGTTTCTTCGGAAAAAAGATCTGGGCAATAGCGGCAAGTAATCCAATATTCCCGGGGCATCGCAGATGCAAATGATCGGCACGGTGCATTGCCCCCATTATTCTGAAAAAAATCACCGGTATTTTAAAAATTGCGGTAAAGATATTTTTAATACCAAGTAGATTAAAAGATGGGATAGCCGTAAAAGTCAAATTTTCGTGAAGATAGGGATCCTCCATTCCCCTGGTCTCCTGGTCCCCAATTCTCCTTTTCTCCTCCAAAGCCGCCACAACTTCAACTTCTTCTGGATATTTAAACCACAAATTCATCTCACGCACATAAGGACTGTAGGCATAATAACGACCCTCAAATCTATGATGAATCACGTGAGTAAAAATGGCAAATCTCATTTTGCAGGTTTTTTAGCCATGCGCATACTTAAATGCATACATGAAAACATATGTTCATCAGAACTGGCAGACATATCCCAGTCCTCCTGATGCCAGGCTCTGGCCGTTGTTAGTTTTTTTTCTTCAGATAGCGGCAAAAATCCAATAAGGGCACTCCATTTGGTCTTTCCAAGCACAGCCCTGCGCTCCTTTATTTCAAATGCCATTTTGAACTTATAATATGTTTTTTTGGAAAAAGGCCACTCCCAATCCCGGTCGCTTTGGAAAGGACGGTAGATGTTTCTTAAGAACTTTATAGGCTTGCTGGTTTGAAGTGGATCATAACTAATAATCTCGCCCCCTGCCACAAGTTTTTCCAGCAATGTATTTATTAATTCATCTACATCTTTAAAATGATGTAAGACCCCATAGGCATAGATCAGGTCGAAATCTTTTTCTTTAAATTCTTCCGATAGAAAATCCATCACCTCAGCCCTGGCACCCGGGATATTCTCGAGTCTTCGGTTAAAGAGGGCAATGCCTTTAGGGCTAAGATCTATTCCCAGATACTCCTTCGAGTGCTGGGCGAGATGCATACTCAAAACATTTCCTGCATAACACCCAAGGTCCAGTACCTTTTTTTGTGAAAGCTCTCCAAACCAGCTTTTATGCAAATCGTAAATATCCTGTTCTACACCAATCTGTTTCTTAAGACTGTTCAAAGCGTTATTCCTAAAATAAGACCAGATCTTACTGGGTAAATTCTTATCAAAATTTTGATAAAAATCTCTTTGTCGCTTATTTATTTCCTCTCGTTCCTTATTCATTTAACCGGAAAACCTTATTTAAAGATAATAGATTGCTCAATAAAATTATCAACTACATTATTTAATTCATATTTCCCCAAAAACCTTTTATAAGCCTGTTCCGCAAGTTCATCTCTAAATTGCGGTTGTTCCAATAATCTTAGGAGTTGTGATGCCAATTCCTGATGATTTCCCGGCTCAAATAATAGACCGCTCACCTCATCCTCTATAATTTCGGCTATCCCGGTCGTATTAGAACCGATAACCGGGGTTTGCACCGAAAAACTTTCTATCACCACATACCCAAAAGCTTCATAATAAGAAGGAACAATACTGCAAAAGGCTGTGGAAAAGGCTTGCAAAACATAATCTTTTGATTGATTCCCTACAAATTGAATATTCTTCTCCAGGTTTAATTGTGCCGTAAGTTTATTCAACTCCAGCAGAAGCCCCTGCTCATCTTCTCCTCCAATTACTTCTAAAAAAACTTTTGGATATCTTTCCTTAAGAATTCCCAAAGCTTTCAGAAGCACTTTAATCCCTTTAACGCTATGTAATCTCCCGGCATAAACTAATTTGTTTGGATTAGTTTCACTCTCAATCAGGGGGTCATTTACGGCGTTGGGAAGAACTTCTATTTTGTTATTCTTTATATTAAAGGCGCTGATGACATCTAACTTCGCCGATTCTGAATTTGCTATTATCCTGGTAACCAGAATGAATAGGTTTTTTTTCCGCCAGAATAGGAATCGCTTAAATTCTAATTGACTTGTCAAGGTATGATACCAGGCCACCCGGTGCTTTACCCCCATTAAAAAGCCTGCCAGAATAAAAAGATTAACAGCTCCGAAGCTCGCGATTAAGATTTTAGGCTTATACTCCCTGATATTTTTTACTAAAAACCGGAAATCGGCAAATTTTGTAGGTCTTCTGGACGGCCATTCCAGAATGCTTATCGATTCATCAAGGAGTAGATCATGAGCTTCAGTGGCATAAGTAAAAATAATTACGTGATGAGTTTTTGATAGTTTATTCGCCAGGCTTACAAAAAATTCGGCAACCGAAGAATTCTTTAAAGTAAAAGCTATAAAAACTGTTTGCATCGGTTATCAATTAATCATTATTCATTTGAAAACACCTCATTTTAAAATCTCCCGATAAGCGATAGGACATAGAAAATGTTTAAGCTGTTTGACGAAAATTATTAAATTCCCGTGTTTATATGGTATGCCAAAACCTCCACTAATTCCTTTTATTCTCAAGGGTTGGGAGAATTGTCTATAATCCCCCTTCCCTTTGAGTTTAAAATCCATAATTGCCTGCCATAGGGCTTTTTCAAAAGAGAACCCCAAATTAATGGAATTTCCGTTTTCCTTAAGATAAGGCCAGAATTCCTTTGTAAAAAGAAAACACCTGGAATCCATTTTTAATCTTTGGTAAATATTACTCATCACTAATTTATTATTCGATGAGATAAGCTTTTGAGCAGGATTTGCTAACTTATTAATATTCAAAACCTTTAATCTCCCGGTTATTTTTACGATTAAACTGGTACCCTTAATAAATCTTGATTTTCTTAAAGTATAATCTATAATTTCTAACTCTTTCCAACCTTTCCCTCTATCGGGAGAAGATACCGGAGATTGAAAAGTTATAAATTCCAACCTCTCCGACCCTGGAAAATACTCAGCCAGGGAATATCCGGAATTTTCAGAAAAAACAATTTTATAAGGGGTATTAGCTAAATAAAATGAAATTGCTTCCAAATATTGCTGCTTTCTGATTTCAGGATCCTTCACCGCCAGGACATCTGAAGAGTTTCTTTCAATAGTCCCGGTTAATAATAAGATAATTTCTTTGTTAGCAGTAAGCATCCTTGTAAGTTATATTCCCGCCTATGCGGTTTCAAAAATAGTATAAACAAATACTAATAGATCAATTTGTTTTTATTACTTCAATTAAACCTTTGAGTCTCCCCCGGGCATCATCAAACCCACTTTTATCTTTACTAAAGCCATTTACAAATCTAATGATTAACAATAAGATATGTATTGCCCAGAATTTAAAGGCTGCTTTAAAAGAGGGATTGGGATTTTTCAATTTCCATACGTGATATCCATTCTCAACAACCATTCTCCCATATTTAATATAATCGGGCCTACCGGCTTCATCATGAAGATGCTCTACTTTTGCAGCCGTATTCACATATAATTGCCCAATTGCGGAGGCTCGTAAACAAAAATCCAGGTCTTCATACAAACCATAACCTATAAATTTTTCTGAAAAATTTATTTCTGAAAAAAGCTCATGCTTATAGGAAGCCACCCCTCCCATAAAGAATTCTACCGGGTAAATCTTTTCCGAAGGAGGTAAGAATCCGGTTGAAAAACCGTGGGAGAATTCAGGCATGAAGCCCGGTGGTTTACCTGATAATAGCCCTAATCGTTTTCTTAAAACATTTCGTTGTCCCAGGGGTCGGGCAAACCCATCAAATTGAAATTCATCAAACTTGATTTTATAGTTCCCCGATACCTTTTTCCAGACAATATCATCCTTTATTCTACCACCAATTCCAATGGCCCCTGGATGTTTAATATAGCTATCAACCAGATTCTCAAAATAATCAGGTTCAAGTACTATATCATCATCCAAAAAACAAAAAACATCCATATCGGAACTTGAATGTTTTACCCCAAAATTGCGCTGGCGGGTTAATCCGATATCATCTTTTCCTACTTTGTAATATTTTAAACTAGGGTAAGGCTTTTTCTCAAATAGCTTTTTCGTTAAATCATCGGGAGAAGCATCAATGACAAGTATTTCATCAGGATATAACTTTTGCTCCCTAACCGATTCTAAGAGTCGCTCTATGGCCTGGCTCCGTTGATATGTACAGATGATTAGATTAAATTTCATTCGTCTTTGAGGGCTTTTAGCAGGGCTAATTCTGCATTTAATGCTGCAGCATTAATTATATTGATATTACTAAGCGGCCATTGCTCCAGGTCTCTACGTTTGAGAGCTCCATAAATTACAGCATTTGTATATCCTTCTCCTAAATAATTTTTCTCGAAGTAAGACCATAATTTTGCCTCCATTTTCGGCTGCTGATACACTTCTACCCAATTAAAAGATTTTAATACCCGGTATCTCTTCTTTGGGTTACCAGATTTCATTACTCTCTTTATAAGAAAATCATCTATTTCCGATCTTAAAAACCATATAGGAACTTTAAATATCTCTGGCGAATTAAAAGGCACGAATGGAATCTGGCTGGTAGGTTCGCTCGCTCCCAGTTTTAATTCCTTAACCGAGGCAAACAAAGATTTTATATACCTGCCATTCAGTCTAAGATTTGGATGAAGATTGCTGGTTAACCGAAGAATTTGAACAGACATCGGAACACAAAAACTTTTAAAATTGGAATTTAAGATCAGTATCTGTTTCCCCATCGGAATTCGGGAATGAGTAAACCAGGTAAATATCTCGGAAACCAGTTCCAGATAAGGAAGATTATGCTGTTCAATTCTTAAAAATAGTTCTTCTAGATCTGCAGTAATCTCATTGTTTATTTGTTCCTCCGTAAGTTGCACATTTATCCGGTTGAGATGCTTTTGTGATATCAAACCGGTATATTTACTTATGACACCATCTTTCCAATCCTCAAATTTCTCCCTGGTATTTTCAGTTAAAGGATATTCCTTGCGTCCCAGGTAATACTGCTTAAAGTTTTTCCAGTTTTTTTTCATCGGAAGGTTTCTTCCCTGCAAGGATTCCGTCATATCCCCTACCAACATGTTTTCCCTGTTCTCTATCTCGTGCTCCTCTAAAATTTCAAGCCAATGGTTTAAATAAATAGCCTCTGTTTCAATAGTATATTTTTCAAGGACTTCCTTCCCAGGAAAATTCAATTCCGGCTGCGAATAACTTCTGAAATTGGCGTCATATAAACCAGCAATGCGTTTTGCTATAAGGCTTTCATAATAATCCTCCTGCCCGTATGTGTGACAGAATAATTGTTTTTCCCTGGGGACACTCCCCATAATCAGACGGCTATCCATTCCTCCGCTTAAGGCAACATGAACGTTTTCTTCTTCTGCCAGGCAATATGACACTTCCTTTTTAAAGGCTTTCCAATATTTTAAAGGAGCGACACTATCAGAAAGTTGCTGGTATAATTCATTATCATATTTTCGCTCTCTTATCTCTCCAGATTTTCTGAATCTAATCCATTCTCCTGGCAGAAGACGCTTTACATTTTTTAATAGAGTTCTAGACCCGATATTCGCAAATTCAGGGCAATATGTGCGTTGAAATAAGCCAACCTCATCGACTGATGCTTTTGATACCACCCCCAGCCAAATGAGACTGTTAGAGATATAAAATTCATTTTCCCCCGCAAAGTAATAAAGAGGATACACTCCTATTGCATCATTGCAAACAACTATTTCCCCGGTTTTTTCCTCAATTATCGCAGTGGAAAAAGATCCACTTATCGAGTTTGGGACGGGCCATTGTTTAGTAATTAAGCCGATGGCATTTTCAGTTTGAGAAGCTACATCCGGCATTGCACAATTAAAATCCCGTATATACCCATCTATAAAAGACCTAAGCCCCTGCCCACTGTAACCGCTGGTGTCTTTTTCTGTGACAATACTATATGGCCCTGCAGTTCCTGCCTCAACCTGATATTTCAGTTCCAGTTTCTGAAAATCATCTTTTCCAGGGCTTCTTTGACTGATTAAAAACTTCATCCCCTAAAATTATTTTAGCAAGAGTTTTTTAGCCCAATCTTCACTTATATTCCAACGTACCTGCATATTCCTCCAATATTTTATGGGGTTAAGGTTTTTGCCTAAGTCATAATTCCGCAGAAAAAGTTCCGTTTTAAAGCCCTTCATCTGCTGGGGAGTAAAATATTTTTTAGCAAAAAGCATAATGGTGGGTGCCGGCTTAGGTTCATCTATTTTCCACGGCGGCAAAGAAACATCCCTAAATCCACCCCTGGGCGCTTTTAGATGCAGAATCTTGAATTCAGGATGATAGATGATATCACAACCGGCCATGCGCAATTGCATGCCATATTCCATATCTTCCCCATAGCCATGATTAAAAGCCGGATCAAATCTAATTTTTTTAGCCAAATCTCCTCTAACTATACTATTGCCGGCACCAAAGGTCCCCCATTGTTTTCTTTTACCAAAAAATAAAGTTTCCCCCTGCTGGATATAATTAAGCGTTAAGCAGTCTATGTTAAAGGACCTCATCTCTTCCAATGAATCTTCTAAGACCTCAGCTTCCATCCTATTGTCATCGTCAGCAAAAAACACCCAATCGGCATCTACTTCTTTTAGGGCTATATTACGAGCGGTACAAGCACCGGTTTTATGAATAAAATGATGAACGATTTCAAAAGGCCAGGTATTTGAGCTTAGCTCTCGTAATTCTGTTTGTGATTTGGGGTCGGGATTTTGCTCTACCACAATTACCTTTTTCGGCAATAAGCTTTGTTTTTTCAAATCATCTAAAACCTGTAACAAATATTCTCTTCGCCCCAAGGTAGGTATGATTACATCAAGACTACCCGGTTCAGTGATTTTTTTTATCTTCTTTTCAACTGAATCCCTTAGGTTAATTTCTTTTAGGAAATACTTTTTCCTGAAAAATGAACGCAACAGAGATAAAAGCGGAAAGGAGTGCTCAAACTTTATAAAATACCAAAATAACAACCAAACCCGAACTGTTTTATAATGCATATATACAAACGAGAAAAGCTCTGAAATGCCCGTAACCGGCTGAGGTATATGTTGCTTTACCAGGCTGGCCTTGAAGAAACACGGCTCTGAATAACAGAATAATCCGTTATGCTGACCGGATTTAGCAATTGAATTTAATAAAAATCCAAAATCTTTTATTTTCCCAAAAGACTTTCGGAAATTCAATAAAGTTTTTCCTTTTATACCTCCGGCATCAGTACTCATTCTCCAGGTTCCGTAACGCACTTCCTGGTTAACATTTATTGAGGGATACTGATCAATATAACCTATTTGTTCTGGAAAATACGAATGCTCCAGGGCATAAGAAGCCATGATTAAATCATGCGGAAATATTTCCTTTAAAAGGCTCCTGTTAAATTCTTCAACATAACTTTCTTCACACCAACATATCAATTCCTCAGGATACTGTTTCGCTAAATCCCAAAAAATCCTGCAAAGATCAGCTTCCTTTACCGCCAAACTATGCTCTTTATAGTAGACACGGACAAGCCTGGCAGCATGTTGATGGATGATGAGGAGCATAGGTGATTTTCGGGTTTGAACAAATGTAAATAAATTAGACGTTAGTTTTAGTCGGTAGTCTTTAGTTTTTGGTAGCAGTCAAATCTAAATTGAATTTAGTAGTCATAATTTCTCCCGTTGACTTCGGGTGGTTTTTTCCGGAGCGGAGCGCAGGTAAAAAATTGCATTGAGAAGTCTTAGGTATTTGTACTTCTCTCCTGTTCTCGATACACCTTTGCTTTGCTATCGCTCTACAAAGACACTAGAAACCAACGATTTGTA includes:
- a CDS encoding glycosyltransferase; protein product: MRFAIFTHVIHHRFEGRYYAYSPYVREMNLWFKYPEEVEVVAALEEKRRIGDQETRGMEDPYLHENLTFTAIPSFNLLGIKNIFTAIFKIPVIFFRIMGAMHRADHLHLRCPGNIGLLAAIAQIFFPKKPKSVKYAGNWDPDAKQPLSYRLQKWILSNTFLSRKLKVLVYGVWPNQSGNIIPFFTASFSEKDREWVQKDFSSPYKFIFTGNLVKGKGIFETIDFIESLNNKGVISELDIYGDGVLEDSLRSYIQKQKLQNCVTLNDRKSLEELKQAYREAYFVVLLSKSEGWPKALAEGMWYGCIPIATPVSCVPWMLNYGERGIIISDIEKRKKNTEKREERRDNKENFLIEEVPAKFQKGRQFESSDGIWDISRTGFSEKNLAVIISLIKNPEKLKQMSIAAQKWSQQYTLEKFEKAIHDILGKQNSITENPQLKTDNSEQTTHIKKQKTTNHTQLRVLQLIDTLNPGGAERMAVNLANSLVAEIVTSYLCCTREEGLLKEELKEEVRYLFLNKKKSIDVRAFLKLKSFVKKEQIELVHAHGTSWFWAVLLKLSGLKIKLIWHDHYGNSEHLEQRDIKLLKPLSRFFDGIISVNSDLKGWARKRLKSRTVIKLNNFICTHNDANSEETLKGSSDDFKVVCVANLRPQKDHLNLLTAFEKLNIDGISLHLIGIDPVTAYSKEVREKIFNSEKKIYYYGSLPEVSGLLKQADLGVLSSRSEGLPLALLEYAFAGLPVVCTDVGQCKEVTDENALLVSAGNPIALVAAIKEYYRDKESRERDATSLQNRVKKAYSKEEVLPFFLKFYNNLRSRKWLA
- a CDS encoding class I SAM-dependent methyltransferase; its protein translation is MNKEREEINKRQRDFYQNFDKNLPSKIWSYFRNNALNSLKKQIGVEQDIYDLHKSWFGELSQKKVLDLGCYAGNVLSMHLAQHSKEYLGIDLSPKGIALFNRRLENIPGARAEVMDFLSEEFKEKDFDLIYAYGVLHHFKDVDELINTLLEKLVAGGEIISYDPLQTSKPIKFLRNIYRPFQSDRDWEWPFSKKTYYKFKMAFEIKERRAVLGKTKWSALIGFLPLSEEKKLTTARAWHQEDWDMSASSDEHMFSCMHLSMRMAKKPAK
- a CDS encoding glycosyltransferase family 4 protein, which translates into the protein MQTVFIAFTLKNSSVAEFFVSLANKLSKTHHVIIFTYATEAHDLLLDESISILEWPSRRPTKFADFRFLVKNIREYKPKILIASFGAVNLFILAGFLMGVKHRVAWYHTLTSQLEFKRFLFWRKKNLFILVTRIIANSESAKLDVISAFNIKNNKIEVLPNAVNDPLIESETNPNKLVYAGRLHSVKGIKVLLKALGILKERYPKVFLEVIGGEDEQGLLLELNKLTAQLNLEKNIQFVGNQSKDYVLQAFSTAFCSIVPSYYEAFGYVVIESFSVQTPVIGSNTTGIAEIIEDEVSGLLFEPGNHQELASQLLRLLEQPQFRDELAEQAYKRFLGKYELNNVVDNFIEQSIIFK
- a CDS encoding glycosyltransferase family 2 protein — its product is MKFNLIICTYQRSQAIERLLESVREQKLYPDEILVIDASPDDLTKKLFEKKPYPSLKYYKVGKDDIGLTRQRNFGVKHSSSDMDVFCFLDDDIVLEPDYFENLVDSYIKHPGAIGIGGRIKDDIVWKKVSGNYKIKFDEFQFDGFARPLGQRNVLRKRLGLLSGKPPGFMPEFSHGFSTGFLPPSEKIYPVEFFMGGVASYKHELFSEINFSEKFIGYGLYEDLDFCLRASAIGQLYVNTAAKVEHLHDEAGRPDYIKYGRMVVENGYHVWKLKNPNPSFKAAFKFWAIHILLLIIRFVNGFSKDKSGFDDARGRLKGLIEVIKTN
- a CDS encoding asparagine synthetase B family protein, with translation MKFLISQRSPGKDDFQKLELKYQVEAGTAGPYSIVTEKDTSGYSGQGLRSFIDGYIRDFNCAMPDVASQTENAIGLITKQWPVPNSISGSFSTAIIEEKTGEIVVCNDAIGVYPLYYFAGENEFYISNSLIWLGVVSKASVDEVGLFQRTYCPEFANIGSRTLLKNVKRLLPGEWIRFRKSGEIRERKYDNELYQQLSDSVAPLKYWKAFKKEVSYCLAEEENVHVALSGGMDSRLIMGSVPREKQLFCHTYGQEDYYESLIAKRIAGLYDANFRSYSQPELNFPGKEVLEKYTIETEAIYLNHWLEILEEHEIENRENMLVGDMTESLQGRNLPMKKNWKNFKQYYLGRKEYPLTENTREKFEDWKDGVISKYTGLISQKHLNRINVQLTEEQINNEITADLEELFLRIEQHNLPYLELVSEIFTWFTHSRIPMGKQILILNSNFKSFCVPMSVQILRLTSNLHPNLRLNGRYIKSLFASVKELKLGASEPTSQIPFVPFNSPEIFKVPIWFLRSEIDDFLIKRVMKSGNPKKRYRVLKSFNWVEVYQQPKMEAKLWSYFEKNYLGEGYTNAVIYGALKRRDLEQWPLSNINIINAAALNAELALLKALKDE
- a CDS encoding glycosyltransferase family 2 protein, with the translated sequence MLLIIHQHAARLVRVYYKEHSLAVKEADLCRIFWDLAKQYPEELICWCEESYVEEFNRSLLKEIFPHDLIMASYALEHSYFPEQIGYIDQYPSINVNQEVRYGTWRMSTDAGGIKGKTLLNFRKSFGKIKDFGFLLNSIAKSGQHNGLFCYSEPCFFKASLVKQHIPQPVTGISELFSFVYMHYKTVRVWLLFWYFIKFEHSFPLLSLLRSFFRKKYFLKEINLRDSVEKKIKKITEPGSLDVIIPTLGRREYLLQVLDDLKKQSLLPKKVIVVEQNPDPKSQTELRELSSNTWPFEIVHHFIHKTGACTARNIALKEVDADWVFFADDDNRMEAEVLEDSLEEMRSFNIDCLTLNYIQQGETLFFGKRKQWGTFGAGNSIVRGDLAKKIRFDPAFNHGYGEDMEYGMQLRMAGCDIIYHPEFKILHLKAPRGGFRDVSLPPWKIDEPKPAPTIMLFAKKYFTPQQMKGFKTELFLRNYDLGKNLNPIKYWRNMQVRWNISEDWAKKLLLK